The Ignavibacteriales bacterium sequence GAAAGCGCCGGTTTACATTAATCAAAATGATAAATCGGGATTTCAAAAAATAGTTGATACGGATAATTACCCGGTTAACTACAACCTTTTTTCTGAGTGAAGGTGAATATGTTAGTCTTAACAAGAAAAATAAATGAAGATATTAAAATTGGTTCGGACATAACTATTAAAATATTATCTATTTCCGAAAATCAAATAAAGTTAGGCATTGACGCTCCTAGAAATGTACAAATTTACCGAAACGAAGTGTTTGAAAAAGTAAAAGAAAGCACAATTGAAGCATCACGTGCCAGCATTCAAAAAGAAACAGACCTATTCAAATACAAAATCCAAAGGGTTAAATAAGAAATGGACTTTGATCACGGTAAAATTAAAATCCTAGTAATCGATGATTCGGATATC is a genomic window containing:
- the csrA gene encoding carbon storage regulator CsrA, with the translated sequence MLVLTRKINEDIKIGSDITIKILSISENQIKLGIDAPRNVQIYRNEVFEKVKESTIEASRASIQKETDLFKYKIQRVK